In Pantoea cypripedii, the DNA window CAGCGTCTGCACAATCTGCGGCACCGTCTGGCTCTGGAAGATACGCAGGTTACGGTCGCGCCTCATCGGCCACAGGTCCGGCTCCACTTTGAGCGCATAGACCGCGTAGCGAGTGCCGTTCAGCTCCTCATTGCGTACCGCCACGCGGGTGATCTTACCGTTGATATAACGCGGACTCAGCAGATGCTCAGTCGGTAGCGTAAAGGTGATCGGTTTGCCCAGCAGAGACTGACGATCGATGCGCGCATCGGTGGAAAGCAGCTCCGCGTCCAGGACAAATGATTCCGAGAGGGCTTCAGACCCCTTGAGTTTCCAGAACAGCAAGCCCTCCATGGGCAGCTGAACGGTTATGCGTGAAAACATAAGCAAATCCCTTGTAGTTAGCTATGAGGATCGAGCAGCCAGACGCCTTCATCACCGATGGTCAGCGTCTGTTCACGTGCGCCATGCTGGCCGTGAATCGAGAAGGTGTAATGGCCCGGTGCAAGTTGCAGTGCGGCGAAGCCATTGACAGCCGGTACCAACGCCTGTTGCTTACCATTGACCTGCACCTGTTCACCCGGTTGTAGCCTGATGTACACCTGCGCCACCGGTGCTGGCGGCGGTGCAGGCGGAGTTTCACGTTGCGCTGTTTGTGGTTCTGTTGGGGCAGAAGGTTGCTGCTGAACAGCAGGTGCCGCGCTGGCAGCGCTGGCAGCGGTGGCGGCAGGAGACTCCGCCTGAGGCTGTGACTGAGCCTGCATATCATCATCCCCACCACCGGCCACCAGCAGGCCAACACATAATCCCAGCACCACGCCTGCCGCCACTAATCCCGGCAGGGCGAAACGATGACGCAGCAAGGCTTTAACCGGTGAAAGGGGAACCGCTTCTTCCTCCACCTCTTCAACCGGTACCAGCATGGTGCCAGGCCCGCTGACTTTCACTGCGAGCGGCGTCTCAGTGGCGCTTTCTGGCAATGCCATCAGTGCGGCAAAGGCGTCGATACTTTGCGGACGATCTTCCGCTTTCAGCGCCAGAGCCGCATCGATAGCATTGAGCAGCGCCGGGGAATAGCCAGCCGGGCGACACTGCGCCAGCGGCTGGTAGTTATCTTCAATGCTACGCACCACGCTTACCGGCGGCGGTGCACCCGTGATCAACGTATGCAGCACCGCGCCGAGAGCATAGATATCCGTCCATGCCCCCTGTTCGCTTTCATCGTTGTCACTGTACTGTTCAATCGGCGCATAGCCCGGACGCAGCATGGTTTCGCTTTCGTCGGACAGGTTACTAATGGTCTTACGTGCCGAACCAAAATCCAGCAGTACCGGTTCGCCGTTGCTCTGGATCTGGATGTTATCCAGCGAAATATCACGATGCAGATAACCCGCATCATGAATGGTTTTAATCGCCCCCAGCAGAGGTGGCAGCAGACGACGGATCCATGCCTCATCAATCTGTTGCGGATTGCGCGCACGCGCGATGGAGAGCGTGGTACCGCTGTAAAACACCGTGCCCATATAGGCGGTGTCGTTTTGCACCCAGAAGCGCAGCACATGCAGCAGGTTAGGATGATTGAAACGCGCCAGCAGCCGTGCTTCCTGGATAAAACTGTTCAAACCCGCCGCGAACGTTTTGCTAAAGCGTTCGCTGCGCAGCACCAGATTCAGCCCCTCGCTGCGCACCGCCAGCGAGGCAGGCATGAATTCTTTAATCGCGATGTCACGCTCCAGCTGATGATCCCTGGCGCGATAGACAATGCCAAAGCCGCCGCCACCGATG includes these proteins:
- a CDS encoding serine/threonine protein kinase; translation: MSEHDNHLNVPNALPLGYRFNEFEIKEVIGGGGFGIVYRARDHQLERDIAIKEFMPASLAVRSEGLNLVLRSERFSKTFAAGLNSFIQEARLLARFNHPNLLHVLRFWVQNDTAYMGTVFYSGTTLSIARARNPQQIDEAWIRRLLPPLLGAIKTIHDAGYLHRDISLDNIQIQSNGEPVLLDFGSARKTISNLSDESETMLRPGYAPIEQYSDNDESEQGAWTDIYALGAVLHTLITGAPPPVSVVRSIEDNYQPLAQCRPAGYSPALLNAIDAALALKAEDRPQSIDAFAALMALPESATETPLAVKVSGPGTMLVPVEEVEEEAVPLSPVKALLRHRFALPGLVAAGVVLGLCVGLLVAGGGDDDMQAQSQPQAESPAATAASAASAAPAVQQQPSAPTEPQTAQRETPPAPPPAPVAQVYIRLQPGEQVQVNGKQQALVPAVNGFAALQLAPGHYTFSIHGQHGAREQTLTIGDEGVWLLDPHS